In a genomic window of Saccharothrix sp. HUAS TT1:
- a CDS encoding GyrI-like domain-containing protein, protein MISALNRLVALVEEHLAEELDVGDLAAAHGTTEYHLRRMFSSLAGMPLSEYVRRRRMTVAAGDVVRGRGDLLGIAVRHGYGSAEAFGRAFRSVHGAGPGDVRRDGGPLRAQPQLRFRLTVEGSTPMDTRLVDRPAFRLVGHAARVPLIHHGVNPHIQQHISALPAGEHARLKALGDTEPAGLLQVSDDVDPDAAEGSELTYLHGVAVTGGAPVPDDLDAIEVPAGRWAVFRTSGPHPQVLQQTWAATATEWFPSNPWRLRPGPSIVAVLDRAADFSTATCELWLPVEPSADVVR, encoded by the coding sequence ATGATCTCGGCGCTCAACCGGCTCGTAGCCCTGGTCGAGGAGCACCTGGCCGAAGAGCTGGACGTCGGCGACCTGGCCGCGGCGCACGGCACGACCGAGTACCACCTGCGCCGGATGTTCTCGTCGCTGGCGGGGATGCCGCTGTCGGAGTACGTGCGGCGGCGGCGGATGACCGTCGCCGCCGGCGACGTGGTCCGGGGCCGGGGCGACCTGCTCGGCATCGCCGTCCGGCACGGCTACGGCTCGGCCGAGGCGTTCGGCCGGGCGTTCCGGTCCGTCCACGGAGCCGGGCCCGGTGACGTCCGCCGCGACGGAGGCCCCCTTCGCGCACAACCGCAGCTCAGGTTCCGCCTGACCGTCGAAGGGAGCACCCCCATGGACACCCGCCTCGTGGACCGGCCCGCGTTCCGCCTGGTCGGCCACGCCGCCCGCGTCCCGCTCATCCACCACGGCGTCAACCCGCACATCCAGCAGCACATCAGCGCGCTGCCGGCCGGGGAGCACGCCCGGCTCAAGGCGTTGGGCGACACGGAGCCCGCCGGCCTGCTGCAGGTCAGCGACGACGTCGACCCCGACGCCGCGGAGGGCAGCGAGCTGACCTACCTGCACGGCGTCGCCGTCACCGGCGGCGCACCGGTCCCCGACGACCTCGACGCCATCGAGGTCCCGGCCGGCCGGTGGGCGGTCTTCCGCACCTCGGGACCCCACCCGCAGGTCCTCCAGCAGACCTGGGCCGCGACCGCGACCGAGTGGTTCCCCTCCAACCCGTGGCGCCTGCGGCCGGGTCCCTCGATCGTCGCGGTCCTGGACCGCGCGGCCGACTTCAGCACCGCGACCTGCGAGCTGTGGCTCCCGGTCGAACCGTCGGCCGACGTCGTCCGCTAG
- a CDS encoding MFS transporter, with amino-acid sequence MTRADSPVQEDRARVPLKTWSAVLTVSLGIFLLVTAEQLPIGLLTPVATDLDVSVGTAGVMVTVPGVVAAISAPLVPVVVGRLDRRVLLVVLMALMTAASALSAVAPNFAVLLASRVLVGVTIGGFWAIAGGLAVRLVPAHAVTRATAVIFGGVAAANVFGVPLGTLIGSATGWRTAFIALGVLALLVLVGLFLLLPGLPPDRPVRVGELVAQLRDPGVRAGIVATFLIVSGHLAAFTYVSPLLQRISGLGEGVVGALLFGFGAAGFIGNFIAGAAVARGVRRTVLVITVSLAAVMLLFPVLGRGPVGGIALLLLWGLAYGGVSVTLQTWMFKAAPDAVEAATSLWVAVFNFSIALGALVGGVVVDRVALPAVLVLGGVLVLVTLLALWGARRARFA; translated from the coding sequence ATGACGAGAGCGGACAGCCCTGTTCAGGAGGATCGCGCGCGGGTGCCGCTGAAGACGTGGTCGGCGGTCCTGACCGTGTCCCTGGGCATCTTCCTGCTGGTGACGGCGGAGCAGCTGCCGATCGGGCTGCTGACGCCCGTGGCCACCGACCTGGACGTGTCGGTCGGCACGGCGGGCGTGATGGTCACCGTGCCGGGTGTCGTCGCCGCCATCTCCGCGCCGTTGGTGCCGGTGGTGGTGGGCCGGCTGGACCGGCGGGTGCTGCTGGTCGTGCTGATGGCGCTCATGACGGCGGCCAGCGCCCTGTCCGCGGTCGCGCCGAACTTCGCCGTGCTGCTCGCGTCCCGGGTGCTGGTCGGCGTCACGATCGGCGGTTTCTGGGCGATCGCGGGCGGGCTGGCCGTCCGCCTGGTGCCCGCGCACGCGGTGACCCGGGCCACGGCGGTCATCTTCGGCGGGGTCGCGGCGGCGAACGTGTTCGGCGTCCCGCTCGGCACGCTCATCGGCAGCGCCACGGGCTGGCGCACGGCGTTCATCGCCCTGGGCGTCCTGGCGCTGCTGGTGCTGGTCGGGCTGTTCCTGCTGCTGCCGGGGCTGCCGCCCGACCGACCGGTCCGGGTCGGCGAGCTCGTGGCGCAGCTGCGCGACCCGGGCGTGCGCGCGGGCATCGTCGCCACGTTCCTGATCGTGTCCGGCCACCTCGCCGCGTTCACCTACGTCAGCCCGTTGCTGCAGCGGATCTCGGGGTTGGGCGAAGGCGTGGTCGGGGCGCTGCTGTTCGGGTTCGGCGCCGCCGGGTTCATCGGCAACTTCATCGCGGGCGCCGCCGTGGCGCGCGGGGTGCGGCGGACCGTCCTGGTGATCACCGTGTCGCTGGCGGCGGTGATGCTGCTGTTCCCCGTCCTGGGCCGCGGCCCGGTCGGCGGCATCGCCTTGCTGCTGCTGTGGGGACTGGCCTACGGCGGTGTGTCGGTGACCCTCCAGACGTGGATGTTCAAGGCCGCGCCCGACGCGGTGGAGGCCGCCACGTCGCTGTGGGTGGCGGTGTTCAACTTCTCCATCGCCCTGGGGGCGCTGGTCGGCGGCGTCGTGGTCGACCGGGTCGCCCTGCCCGCCGTGCTGGTCCTCGGCGGCGTCCTGGTCCTCGTCACGCTCCTGGCGTTGTGGGGCGCGCGCCGGGCCCGGTTCGCCTGA
- a CDS encoding carboxylesterase/lipase family protein produces the protein MPVREGVVARTTAGAVAGERTGGVVVWRGVPYAAPPVGALRFASPRPPRPWDGVRDATAFAPASLQSIIPGSSEDSLYANVWSPGPDGHRPVLVYVHGGGWQVGAGSLGAYAGARLAERGDLVVVTFNYRLGVLGFGAHEDLTDPDTGSHANWGLQDQAAALRWVRDNAAAFGGDPDNITLAGTSAGGSSAWQLALLPEVRALIRRIIPISACHVWSPATSLDHADARATYEALADQLGTTVRGLREAPVEVLADAWEKFFSGDPRRREVASGREFRGPVVDGRWVLGHDHELPTPDLPMMVVHTSTEGSFYTGPNPPQPAPTPAPTTDAELRTAIRAVLDKGAADVPDSLVEGCVSAYREAALAEGRPADPLWLWTEIWGDALFRYHIVRLSERHARDGRTPQYVMEFAHPVLTPYFGTPHEATSPHLFGTYADREALRECWNLPVEPQVFAVDGTAAAVAENFMDLVASFARGEAPTSAAVPEWPVHDPAAPTTLVLGGERVAAIGHVAKTRQLRFWDEAGWIPRA, from the coding sequence ATGCCAGTGCGCGAAGGCGTCGTCGCCCGAACCACCGCGGGCGCCGTCGCGGGTGAGCGGACCGGTGGGGTGGTGGTCTGGCGCGGGGTGCCCTACGCCGCGCCGCCGGTCGGGGCGCTGCGGTTCGCCTCGCCCCGCCCGCCGCGACCGTGGGACGGGGTGCGCGACGCCACCGCGTTCGCGCCCGCGTCGCTCCAGTCGATCATCCCCGGCAGCTCCGAGGACTCGCTGTACGCGAACGTGTGGTCGCCCGGCCCGGACGGCCACCGGCCGGTGCTCGTCTACGTCCACGGCGGCGGCTGGCAGGTCGGGGCGGGCAGCCTGGGCGCCTACGCCGGCGCGCGCCTGGCCGAGCGGGGCGACCTGGTGGTCGTGACCTTCAACTACCGGCTCGGCGTGCTCGGGTTCGGCGCGCACGAGGACCTGACCGACCCGGACACCGGCTCGCACGCCAACTGGGGGCTCCAGGACCAGGCGGCGGCGCTGCGCTGGGTGCGGGACAACGCGGCCGCGTTCGGCGGCGACCCCGACAACATCACCCTGGCCGGGACGTCGGCGGGCGGTTCCAGCGCCTGGCAGCTGGCCCTGCTGCCGGAGGTGCGGGCGCTGATCCGGCGGATCATCCCCATCAGCGCCTGCCACGTGTGGTCGCCCGCCACCTCGCTCGACCACGCCGACGCGCGCGCCACCTACGAGGCGCTGGCCGACCAGCTCGGGACGACCGTGCGCGGCCTGCGCGAGGCGCCCGTCGAGGTGCTGGCGGACGCCTGGGAGAAGTTCTTCTCCGGCGACCCGCGCCGGCGGGAGGTGGCCAGCGGCCGGGAGTTCCGGGGTCCGGTGGTCGACGGGCGGTGGGTGCTAGGTCACGACCACGAACTGCCCACCCCGGACCTGCCGATGATGGTCGTGCACACGTCCACCGAGGGCTCGTTCTACACCGGCCCGAACCCGCCGCAGCCCGCGCCCACGCCCGCGCCGACCACCGACGCGGAACTGCGCACGGCGATCCGGGCGGTGCTGGACAAGGGCGCGGCCGACGTGCCCGACTCCCTGGTGGAGGGGTGCGTCTCGGCCTACCGCGAGGCCGCGCTGGCGGAGGGCCGCCCCGCGGACCCGCTGTGGCTGTGGACCGAGATCTGGGGCGACGCCCTGTTCCGCTACCACATCGTGCGGCTGTCCGAGCGGCACGCCCGCGACGGGCGCACGCCCCAGTACGTCATGGAGTTCGCCCACCCGGTGCTGACGCCGTACTTCGGCACGCCGCACGAGGCCACGTCACCGCACCTGTTCGGCACCTACGCCGACCGGGAGGCGCTGCGCGAGTGCTGGAACCTCCCGGTGGAGCCGCAGGTGTTCGCGGTGGACGGGACCGCCGCCGCGGTGGCGGAGAACTTCATGGACCTGGTCGCGTCCTTCGCCCGCGGCGAGGCGCCCACCAGCGCCGCCGTGCCGGAGTGGCCCGTGCACGACCCCGCCGCGCCCACCACGCTGGTGCTGGGCGGCGAGCGGGTCGCGGCGATCGGGCACGTGGCCAAGACGCGCCAACTGCGGTTCTGGGACGAAGCGGGCTGGATCCCCAGGGCCTGA
- a CDS encoding winged helix DNA-binding domain-containing protein — protein MLLSTRALNRATLARQLLLERADLPVVDAVAHLCGMQAQEPQEPFVGLWSRLRAFDPAALDDLVTGRRVVRTHLMRRTVHLVTADDALAWRARHGPMLRQRVLGVYRREFDGVDLDELAAAARAELADGEPRTMPELGRALATRWPTAGPRALGEMAIAALVPTVQLPPRGLWRRKAGARTAPLASWLGREVDPPAPAGSDPVGRALLLRYLAAFGPAATADLRAWCGLAGLPGAVAATRPELVAFRDERGRELLDLPDAPRPDPGTPAPVRFLPAFDNAVLGYHDRERIIDHAHRGLSVAGERVVLVDGRVAATWTAATGAVTVTPLRRFTRAEHAAVTEEADGLTAFLTGEVHPEG, from the coding sequence GTGCTGCTGAGCACCCGTGCGCTCAACCGGGCGACGCTCGCCCGGCAGTTGCTGCTGGAGCGCGCCGACCTGCCGGTGGTCGACGCCGTGGCGCACCTGTGCGGCATGCAGGCGCAGGAGCCGCAGGAGCCGTTCGTCGGGCTCTGGTCGCGGCTGCGCGCGTTCGACCCGGCCGCGTTGGACGACCTGGTGACCGGGCGGCGCGTGGTGCGGACCCACCTCATGCGCCGCACGGTCCACCTGGTCACCGCCGACGACGCGCTGGCCTGGCGCGCCCGGCACGGCCCCATGCTGCGGCAACGGGTGCTCGGCGTGTACCGCCGCGAGTTCGACGGGGTGGACCTCGACGAACTCGCGGCGGCGGCACGGGCGGAGCTGGCCGACGGGGAGCCGCGCACGATGCCCGAGCTGGGCCGGGCGCTGGCCACCCGCTGGCCGACCGCCGGGCCGCGGGCGTTGGGCGAGATGGCGATCGCCGCCCTCGTCCCGACGGTGCAGCTGCCGCCGCGCGGGCTGTGGCGCCGGAAGGCGGGCGCGCGCACGGCGCCGCTGGCCTCGTGGCTCGGCCGCGAGGTCGACCCGCCCGCCCCGGCCGGCTCCGACCCGGTCGGGCGGGCGTTGCTGCTGCGCTACCTGGCCGCGTTCGGCCCCGCCGCCACGGCCGACCTGCGCGCCTGGTGCGGCCTCGCCGGCCTGCCCGGCGCGGTCGCCGCGACCCGCCCGGAGCTGGTCGCCTTCCGCGACGAGCGCGGCCGGGAACTGCTGGACCTGCCGGACGCGCCGCGCCCCGACCCCGGCACACCGGCCCCGGTGCGGTTCCTGCCCGCGTTCGACAACGCGGTCCTCGGCTACCACGACCGCGAGCGGATCATCGACCACGCCCACCGCGGCCTGTCGGTCGCCGGTGAGCGCGTCGTGCTGGTCGACGGCCGGGTCGCCGCGACCTGGACCGCGGCTACCGGCGCCGTGACCGTCACCCCGCTGCGCCGCTTCACCCGCGCCGAGCACGCCGCCGTCACCGAGGAGGCTGACGGGCTGACGGCGTTCCTGACCGGCGAGGTTCATCCTGAAGGGTGA